Proteins encoded by one window of Rutidosis leptorrhynchoides isolate AG116_Rl617_1_P2 chromosome 7, CSIRO_AGI_Rlap_v1, whole genome shotgun sequence:
- the LOC139858866 gene encoding 14 kDa proline-rich protein DC2.15-like isoform X2, with amino-acid sequence MGSSSASATIAFLLTLNLIFFTLVASTSCPPPPSKPHQHKHHHHKPAPATCPKDTLKLGVCADVLNDLVHLVVGTPPKTPCCSLLGDLVDLEAAVCLCTAIKANVLGINLNVPVSLSLLLNYCGKHVPKGFQCA; translated from the exons ATGGGTTCAAGCAGTGCATCGGCTACAATTGCTTTCCTTCTCACCCTTAATCTTATCTTCTTCACTCTTGTAGCTTCAACTTCTTGCCCACCACCACCATCAAAGCCACATCAACATAAACATCACCACCACAAACCAGCACCGGCCACTTGCCCGAAAGACACACTCAAGTTAGGTGTTTGTGCTGATGTTCTTAATGACCTTGTCCACTTAGTTGTCGGTACACCACCAAAGACTCCTTGTTGCTCACTCTTAGGCGACCTCGTAGATCTTga g gCTGCAGTCTGTCTTTGCACCGCCATTAAAGCTAATGTCTTGGGTATCAACCTCAATGTGCCGGTTTCTTTGAGCTTGTTGCTTAACTACTGTGGAAAGCATGTTCCAAAGGGCTTTCAATGCGCATAG
- the LOC139860564 gene encoding uncharacterized protein — protein MTSQKNVKVPKPYKDLQLPTNIPPIQQIYNITTSTSWNWSRAPNGRSLTELTELNNLVSTISLSNKPDTWKWNLDQSGIFTTKALATILDNLKLHTPSSTIKTPRNKLIPQKINIFIWRVLYGRIPTRVELDKRGVDLDSILCPLCNLHIESIEHILIHCTSTSNVWESILQWWNLPANTFTNLRDITLNDQSFTTSQNGANIWQAIKWASTYIIWKYRNLKVFGKKEWCAATILSEIQTQSFAWISKRHKKSIVMWHQWLVNPAFYISSNHQRSGIG, from the exons ATGACAAGCCAAAAGAACGTGAAGGTTCCCAAACCGTATAAAGATCTACAATT GCCAACAAATATACCACCGATCCAACAAATATACAACATAACGACATCCACTTCATGGAACTGGTCCCGTGCACCTAATGGTCGGAGCCTCACCGAATTAACAGAACTAAATAATCTCGTATCAACCATCAGTCTCTCCAATAAGCCTGATACTTGGAAATGGAATTTAGATCAATCCGGCATTTTTACAACAAAAGCTTTAGCCACAATCCTCGACAACCTTAAACTTCATACACCGTCCTCCACCATTAAGACACCAAGGAATAAACTCATACCCCAAAAAATTAACATCTTCATTTGGAGAGTTCTATACGGGAGAATCCCAACACGTGTAGAACTAGACAAAAGAGGAGTTGATCTCGACTCCATCCTCTGCCCACTATGCAACCTACACATAGAGTCTATTGAACACATATTAATTCATTGCACGTCTACATCAAACGTCTGGGAATCAATTCTACAATGGTGGAACCTCCCAGCCAACACCTTCACCAATCTCCGTGACATAACCTTAAATGATCAATCCTTCACCACGTCACAAAATGGTGCTAACATCTGGCAAGCCATTAAATGGGCATCCACTTACATTATCTGGAAATACCGGAATCTCAAGGTCTTCGGTAAAAAAGAATGGTGTGCCGCAACAATCTTATCCGAAATCCAAACACAGTCTTTCGCATGGATATCCAAAAGACACAAAAAATCTATAGTTATGTGGCACCAGTGGCTAGTCAATCCCGCCTTCTACATCTCCTCAAATCATCAGAGATCCGGCATTGGCTAA
- the LOC139858866 gene encoding 14 kDa proline-rich protein DC2.15-like isoform X1, whose amino-acid sequence MGSSSASATIAFLLTLNLIFFTLVASTSCPPPPSKPHQHKHHHHKPAPATCPKDTLKLGVCADVLNDLVHLVVGTPPKTPCCSLLGDLVDLDSGHYIEAAVCLCTAIKANVLGINLNVPVSLSLLLNYCGKHVPKGFQCA is encoded by the exons ATGGGTTCAAGCAGTGCATCGGCTACAATTGCTTTCCTTCTCACCCTTAATCTTATCTTCTTCACTCTTGTAGCTTCAACTTCTTGCCCACCACCACCATCAAAGCCACATCAACATAAACATCACCACCACAAACCAGCACCGGCCACTTGCCCGAAAGACACACTCAAGTTAGGTGTTTGTGCTGATGTTCTTAATGACCTTGTCCACTTAGTTGTCGGTACACCACCAAAGACTCCTTGTTGCTCACTCTTAGGCGACCTCGTAGATCTTga ttcgggtcactacattgaggCTGCAGTCTGTCTTTGCACCGCCATTAAAGCTAATGTCTTGGGTATCAACCTCAATGTGCCGGTTTCTTTGAGCTTGTTGCTTAACTACTGTGGAAAGCATGTTCCAAAGGGCTTTCAATGCGCATAG